The following proteins come from a genomic window of Crinalium epipsammum PCC 9333:
- a CDS encoding type II toxin-antitoxin system HigB family toxin, with the protein MHLITRPRLLEDAEGFPKDIQKEVRAWCSVVKKAEWQCLDDIRSTYSRSVDKVGNFLVFNIKTCRLIVGFNYESQTLYYKYFLTHDEYDQEEWKNDPYFKKVEKE; encoded by the coding sequence ATGCATCTGATAACAAGACCTAGACTTCTAGAGGATGCTGAAGGATTTCCCAAGGATATCCAAAAGGAAGTAAGAGCATGGTGTAGCGTTGTTAAGAAAGCTGAATGGCAGTGTCTAGATGATATACGCTCAACTTATTCTCGCTCTGTAGACAAAGTGGGAAATTTTTTAGTTTTTAACATTAAAACTTGCCGCTTAATCGTCGGATTTAATTACGAATCTCAAACTCTTTACTACAAATATTTTCTCACTCACGATGAATATGATCAAGAGGAGTGGAAGAACGATCCCTACTTCAAGAAAGTCGAGAAAGAATAA
- a CDS encoding DEAD/DEAH box helicase: MQLREYQVEWINQIWAAWNQGNRSVLAQLATGAGKTVCFAVISRYFLEQGKQILIIAHRVELIYQAAEKLAQVTQVPIGIIKHGIEPNNYAMIQVASIQTLATRKILPKNIGLLVIDEAHHASAATYRKLINHYQDAQVLGVTATPQRIDGQGFEDLFNVLVVGESTLDLIRDRYLCQYRLFATQNNIDTYAVHRYGQKYGGDFSSRDLALAVNSQVSVGDIYDNYIKFAIKKQTIIYAASVEHSRAIAQYFSSKGIVAEHLDGRTPAPTRAAILKRFQSKLTQVITNYEILTEGYDCGEIECIYCVRPTLSLTLWLQMIGRGLRISDNNKVLTIIDLTDNWKRHGLPDDFHHWSLKPTSASQNRGAVCCEHCTHVFYKPDSLQPYMAEVDQDGWLIKHYQIPCPACGVICYLTRREDDASSERIYVRLKPGIIPEISEIDLRTNQSIVMAVRAWLRQEKPDANNVYKALFKHFITTLDKFTLGDWREIVKLINKSEENTTKLAWELYQEGRLKYHARVAALIAIEKRNAQVKNQVSSDTIGTSVTGKVQVGNQILQKQYEQQWRNAINSCQETTQEFLMEYTGLFNVQFIGSYNVNISLEVENIPELKTVMRSINESELTSAFGKAFAKKAAVMFRLK; this comes from the coding sequence ATGCAACTGAGAGAGTATCAAGTTGAATGGATTAACCAAATTTGGGCAGCTTGGAATCAAGGAAATAGAAGTGTTTTAGCACAATTAGCTACAGGTGCTGGTAAGACTGTTTGTTTTGCTGTAATTAGTAGATATTTTTTAGAACAGGGCAAACAAATTTTAATTATTGCTCATCGGGTCGAGTTAATCTACCAAGCCGCAGAAAAACTGGCGCAAGTAACTCAAGTCCCAATTGGAATTATTAAGCACGGAATTGAGCCTAATAATTATGCCATGATTCAAGTGGCATCTATTCAAACTCTCGCTACTAGAAAAATCCTGCCCAAAAACATTGGTTTATTGGTAATTGATGAAGCTCATCATGCTAGTGCAGCAACATATCGTAAACTAATTAACCATTACCAAGATGCCCAAGTCCTGGGTGTAACAGCTACTCCACAAAGAATTGACGGGCAGGGTTTTGAAGATTTATTCAATGTGTTAGTGGTGGGTGAATCAACACTGGATTTAATTCGCGATCGCTATTTATGTCAATATCGCTTGTTTGCCACACAAAATAATATTGATACTTATGCTGTACATAGATATGGTCAAAAATATGGTGGTGATTTTAGCTCTAGGGATTTAGCCTTAGCTGTCAATAGCCAAGTTAGTGTGGGAGATATTTATGACAATTATATTAAGTTTGCTATCAAGAAACAAACGATTATTTATGCTGCTAGTGTTGAGCATAGTCGGGCTATCGCCCAATATTTTAGTAGCAAAGGAATCGTTGCAGAACATTTGGATGGACGGACACCAGCACCTACCCGTGCAGCTATTTTAAAGCGATTTCAATCAAAATTAACTCAAGTTATTACCAATTATGAAATTCTGACTGAAGGTTATGACTGTGGGGAGATTGAGTGTATTTATTGTGTACGTCCAACGCTATCTTTGACTTTATGGCTGCAAATGATTGGGCGGGGGCTAAGAATTAGCGATAATAACAAAGTTTTGACAATTATTGATTTAACTGATAATTGGAAGCGACATGGCTTACCTGATGATTTCCATCATTGGAGTTTAAAACCAACAAGTGCTTCCCAAAATCGTGGAGCAGTTTGTTGTGAACACTGCACTCATGTATTCTACAAGCCAGATTCGCTTCAGCCATATATGGCTGAGGTTGATCAAGATGGATGGTTGATTAAACATTATCAAATACCTTGTCCAGCTTGTGGAGTAATTTGTTACTTGACAAGGCGTGAAGATGATGCTTCTTCTGAACGAATTTATGTGCGTCTTAAACCAGGAATTATTCCAGAAATATCTGAGATTGATTTAAGAACTAACCAGTCAATTGTTATGGCTGTGCGGGCGTGGTTAAGACAAGAAAAACCCGATGCTAATAATGTTTACAAGGCTTTGTTTAAACACTTTATTACTACACTAGACAAGTTTACTTTAGGAGATTGGAGGGAAATTGTAAAACTTATTAATAAAAGTGAGGAAAATACGACTAAGTTAGCATGGGAACTTTACCAAGAAGGGAGGCTCAAATATCACGCTAGAGTAGCAGCACTTATTGCTATAGAGAAAAGGAATGCCCAAGTTAAGAATCAAGTCAGCAGTGACACAATTGGCACTTCAGTAACAGGAAAAGTCCAAGTAGGTAATCAGATACTTCAAAAACAGTACGAACAACAATGGCGTAATGCCATTAATAGTTGTCAGGAGACAACGCAGGAATTTCTGATGGAATATACTGGTTTATTCAATGTGCAGTTTATTGGGTCATATAATGTGAATATTTCGTTGGAAGTTGAGAATATTCCTGAGTTGAAAACTGTGATGCGTTCGATTAACGAGTCGGAACTTACTTCGGCTTTTGGCAAGGCTTTTGCTAAAAAGGCTGCTGTGATGTTTCGCCTTAAATGA
- a CDS encoding helix-turn-helix domain-containing protein, whose product MNITLDRATYGSLLAEYQPQIITNDDEYNRAIESIERLMQRDELTREEVSLLKLLSTLVETYEDHQFPLESSPQEILLHLMEVGSLKQVDLVGIIGSKGVVSDLVNGKRSISKTQAKALGEFFNVSPALFI is encoded by the coding sequence ATGAATATCACTTTAGATAGAGCCACCTACGGATCGCTTCTCGCGGAATATCAGCCTCAAATAATTACTAATGATGACGAGTACAATCGTGCCATTGAATCCATAGAGCGTCTGATGCAGCGTGATGAACTGACAAGAGAGGAAGTCTCTCTATTGAAACTGTTGTCTACGCTGGTTGAGACTTATGAAGATCATCAATTTCCTTTAGAATCATCTCCACAGGAAATCTTGTTACACCTTATGGAGGTAGGCTCCCTCAAACAGGTAGATTTGGTTGGGATTATTGGCTCCAAGGGTGTTGTATCAGATTTAGTCAACGGTAAAAGATCGATTAGCAAAACACAAGCCAAAGCTCTGGGAGAATTTTTCAATGTTTCTCCTGCCCTTTTCATCTAA